One window of the Vicinamibacteria bacterium genome contains the following:
- a CDS encoding ABC transporter ATP-binding protein, protein MIGVRVAAEPAVAAQGTLALTLRDVGKAYRIYDRPQDRLKQMILGRFGCSWGRDFWALRGVSFELRRGEAMGVIGRNGSGKSTLLQILAGILAPTTGEVRVPGRVAALLELGSGFNPEFTGRENVFLNGAIMGLGHTEMKRRFDEIAAFADIGEFIDQPVKLYSSGMFVRLAFAVATSVQADVLLIDEALAVGDVFFRQKCYRRLEALRDGGASIMLVSHAVSEIEEFCRCALLLHHGDVVFQGSAAEAVKRYYLVEQQERLVEAPPALPRGAVPQEYESERLEWPEPAAFLDLTGVAQVSNGWARCTGVALCDVQRRACHAFRQGELALFFYEVEILRDIEAPIGGVVIQNSRGVIVHGKNTLQYDSMVPLAVPQGTRLRFRQEVTLDIFPDEYTFEIGIATISRRDYDLRAAYAHDDLYARVTRICVLPAVGRFGVALNAPSRPIQLRHHGVANLAGRCQVAVANGG, encoded by the coding sequence ATGATCGGCGTGAGAGTGGCGGCCGAGCCCGCGGTTGCAGCCCAGGGAACGCTCGCGCTCACCCTGCGTGACGTCGGAAAAGCGTATCGGATCTACGACCGGCCCCAGGACAGGCTGAAACAGATGATACTCGGCCGCTTCGGATGCAGCTGGGGCCGAGACTTCTGGGCCCTCCGCGGCGTTTCCTTCGAGCTGCGTCGTGGCGAGGCCATGGGTGTCATCGGGCGCAACGGGAGCGGCAAGAGCACGCTCCTCCAGATCCTCGCTGGGATCCTCGCGCCCACCACGGGTGAGGTGCGGGTACCCGGCCGCGTGGCCGCGCTGCTTGAGCTGGGCAGCGGCTTCAACCCCGAGTTCACGGGTCGGGAGAACGTCTTCCTCAACGGCGCCATCATGGGCCTCGGCCATACTGAGATGAAGCGCCGCTTTGACGAAATCGCTGCCTTTGCCGACATCGGGGAGTTCATCGATCAGCCCGTCAAGCTCTATTCGAGTGGAATGTTCGTCCGCCTCGCCTTCGCCGTTGCAACCAGCGTTCAGGCGGATGTCCTCCTGATCGACGAAGCCCTCGCCGTCGGCGACGTGTTCTTCCGGCAGAAGTGCTACCGCCGCTTGGAGGCCCTCCGCGATGGCGGCGCCTCCATCATGCTCGTCTCGCATGCCGTCAGCGAGATCGAGGAGTTTTGCCGATGCGCCCTGCTGCTCCATCACGGCGACGTAGTGTTCCAAGGATCCGCGGCCGAGGCCGTCAAGCGCTACTACCTCGTGGAGCAGCAAGAGCGCCTCGTGGAAGCGCCGCCTGCCCTGCCCCGGGGCGCGGTGCCGCAAGAGTACGAGAGCGAGCGTCTAGAATGGCCCGAGCCCGCAGCCTTCCTCGACCTCACCGGGGTCGCGCAAGTCTCGAATGGCTGGGCGCGCTGTACCGGGGTGGCGCTATGCGACGTGCAAAGACGCGCCTGCCACGCCTTCCGGCAGGGAGAGCTGGCCCTCTTCTTCTATGAAGTCGAGATCTTGCGCGACATCGAGGCGCCAATCGGAGGGGTGGTAATCCAAAACTCGAGAGGGGTGATCGTCCACGGCAAGAACACGCTGCAGTACGACTCGATGGTGCCACTCGCCGTCCCTCAGGGCACCCGTTTGAGGTTCCGTCAGGAGGTCACGCTGGACATCTTCCCGGACGAGTACACCTTCGAGATTGGCATCGCCACGATCTCTCGTCGAGACTACGACTTAAGGGCCGCTTACGCCCACGACGATCTCTACGCAAGGGTGACCCGGATCTGCGTGTTGCCCGCCGTGGGTCGGTTCGGGGTCGCACTCAACGCGCCCAGCAGACCGATCCAGCTGCGCCATCACGGCGTTGCCAATCTGGCGGGGAGGTGCCAGGTAGCGGTCGCGAACGGAGGCTGA
- a CDS encoding class I SAM-dependent methyltransferase, whose amino-acid sequence MQRNPSVTFHRKVQWFDPVLMTAGAVIRLAARPPILRAVLSTLGVLQPDDYLEFVTEYISRGTERLGESWGYADLLTVLQAAASVLEPEAYLEIGVRRGRSLSVVAAACPTADLYGFDLWIPNYAGMQNPGPEFVRTELSRVGHRGRLTLVTGESQQTVPAFLADHPELYFDLITVDGDHAASSATQDLRNVLPRLKLGGVVALDDIAHPQHPELARCWEEVVASNPSFDTARYSELGYGVAVGVRRRSDP is encoded by the coding sequence ATGCAGCGTAACCCGTCGGTGACGTTCCATCGCAAGGTCCAGTGGTTCGACCCCGTGCTCATGACGGCGGGCGCCGTGATTCGGCTTGCCGCGCGCCCACCCATCCTGCGGGCCGTTCTCTCAACATTGGGTGTCCTTCAGCCCGACGACTATCTCGAGTTCGTGACCGAGTACATTTCGCGCGGCACGGAGCGGCTCGGCGAGAGCTGGGGATATGCGGATCTCCTGACCGTCCTCCAGGCGGCGGCCTCCGTGCTGGAGCCGGAGGCCTACCTCGAGATCGGAGTGCGAAGGGGGCGGAGCCTGTCCGTGGTCGCCGCCGCCTGTCCCACCGCCGACCTCTACGGCTTCGACTTGTGGATCCCGAACTACGCCGGGATGCAGAATCCGGGACCCGAATTCGTGCGCACCGAGCTGTCCCGCGTGGGCCATCGCGGCCGGCTCACCCTCGTTACGGGCGAGTCGCAGCAGACCGTTCCCGCGTTCCTCGCTGATCACCCGGAACTCTACTTCGATCTCATAACCGTCGACGGCGACCATGCGGCCTCGTCTGCCACCCAGGACTTGCGTAACGTCCTCCCGCGCTTGAAGCTCGGCGGGGTGGTCGCCCTCGACGACATCGCCCACCCCCAGCACCCGGAGCTGGCCCGCTGCTGGGAGGAGGTCGTGGCGAGCAACCCCTCTTTCGACACCGCCCGCTACTCCGAACTCGGCTACGGGGTCGCGGTGGGCGTGAGGCGACGCTCAGACCCGTGA
- a CDS encoding ABC transporter permease yields the protein MATLITPRADRVWRFLNPFGFSRSLWGHRNLILQFTVREVQGRYKASSLGLFWSFLHPLLLLLIYTFVFGVVFRARWPHLRRTGDLAEFALVLFCGLIPFNLLAECVSRASSLVVAVPNYVRKVPFPLEVLPVSAVGSASFHAAMSLVVLVVMRLVTQGTIAPTLVLLPLVVIPLLFLCLGLTWFIASLVVFIRDLGYVVPLALQVLLFATPIFYPLDAVPERFQPMLRGNPLALIIEDFRRVVLWDLPPDWGRLTGSALVGAAVMLLGYAWFMKTKRGFADVL from the coding sequence ATGGCGACTCTGATTACCCCCCGCGCCGACCGCGTGTGGCGCTTCCTCAATCCCTTTGGCTTCTCCCGAAGCCTCTGGGGCCACCGCAATCTGATCCTTCAGTTCACGGTGCGTGAGGTTCAGGGGCGCTACAAGGCATCGTCGCTGGGGCTCTTCTGGTCCTTTCTCCACCCCCTCCTGCTGCTCCTCATCTACACGTTTGTCTTCGGGGTTGTCTTCCGAGCCCGATGGCCCCATTTGCGACGGACGGGCGACCTTGCCGAGTTCGCCCTTGTGCTGTTCTGTGGGCTCATTCCCTTCAACCTTCTGGCCGAGTGCGTGAGCCGCGCCTCGAGCCTGGTCGTCGCCGTCCCCAACTACGTGCGGAAGGTTCCATTCCCGCTTGAGGTCCTGCCCGTCAGCGCAGTGGGCTCGGCCTCCTTCCATGCGGCCATGAGCTTGGTCGTGCTCGTTGTCATGCGCCTGGTCACCCAAGGAACGATCGCGCCCACGCTGGTCCTGCTCCCCTTGGTGGTCATCCCGCTCCTCTTCCTGTGCCTGGGCCTAACCTGGTTCATAGCGAGCCTGGTCGTGTTCATCCGGGACCTGGGCTACGTGGTGCCGCTAGCCCTTCAGGTGCTGCTCTTCGCCACGCCGATCTTCTACCCGCTCGACGCGGTCCCCGAACGCTTCCAGCCGATGCTGCGTGGAAACCCATTGGCCCTGATTATTGAGGACTTCCGCCGTGTGGTCCTGTGGGACCTTCCGCCCGACTGGGGCCGGCTCACGGGCTCTGCGTTGGTTGGGGCGGCGGTCATGCTCCTCGGGTACGCGTGGTTCATGAAGACCAAGCGCGGTTTTGCCGACGTCCTCTAG
- a CDS encoding NAD-dependent epimerase/dehydratase family protein — MKRKVLITGASGFIGARLWERRTALGDEVVACVTSEPPNWAPLSGSRHRLRLPEGDIGRILAEERPEHVVHCAGSSSVADSVRNPTADFEKNVTVTEHLIGAVAACSPRSKVTFVSSAAVYGDPARQPIDERALPAPISPYGVHKLRAETACREGHDREGVPLAILRIFSGYGPGLRKRLLWDIYQQWLHSARVSLYGSGEETRDFIYADDIVEAIGVVMEAAPFRGEVFNVASGRETSVRAAARLLLEALGGDKELEFNAQVRPGDPRRWQADVGAIQALGARPGVAIEEGIQRYARWLRAGAG; from the coding sequence GTGAAAAGGAAGGTCCTGATCACCGGGGCCAGTGGGTTCATCGGCGCCCGGTTGTGGGAGCGGCGAACCGCCCTCGGTGACGAGGTTGTGGCCTGCGTGACCTCGGAGCCTCCGAATTGGGCTCCCCTGTCCGGGAGCCGCCACCGACTCCGCCTCCCGGAAGGCGACATCGGCCGCATTCTCGCGGAGGAGCGGCCAGAGCACGTTGTACACTGCGCGGGAAGCTCGTCCGTCGCGGATTCCGTTCGGAATCCGACGGCAGACTTCGAGAAGAACGTGACCGTCACCGAACACCTGATAGGGGCGGTGGCCGCCTGCTCCCCACGCTCCAAGGTCACTTTCGTGTCGAGCGCGGCCGTTTACGGCGACCCCGCCCGCCAGCCGATCGACGAGCGCGCGCTACCGGCGCCGATCTCGCCGTACGGCGTCCATAAGCTCAGGGCAGAGACCGCCTGCCGGGAAGGGCACGACCGCGAGGGAGTGCCGTTGGCGATCTTGAGGATTTTTTCCGGCTACGGCCCGGGCCTTCGCAAGCGACTACTCTGGGACATCTACCAGCAGTGGCTGCACTCCGCGCGGGTGTCCCTCTATGGCAGCGGTGAGGAAACGCGGGACTTCATCTATGCTGACGATATCGTCGAGGCAATCGGAGTGGTGATGGAGGCCGCACCTTTCCGCGGGGAAGTGTTCAACGTCGCTTCGGGGCGCGAGACGTCGGTGCGGGCGGCCGCTCGCCTCCTCCTCGAGGCGCTGGGGGGCGACAAGGAGCTCGAGTTCAACGCACAGGTCCGCCCCGGCGACCCGCGGCGGTGGCAGGCGGATGTGGGGGCCATCCAGGCCCTGGGCGCCAGGCCGGGGGTAGCGATCGAGGAAGGGATCCAGCGCTACGCGCGGTGGCTCCGGGCCGGAGCAGGGTGA
- a CDS encoding glycosyltransferase, whose protein sequence is MRVGIPLIQADLSGAGGWIAGLYYVRNCLSALATLPERARPRVTVFRPSTLREPLLLPEHAGRSAWVSEVVVPVEALEGVGSALQEIYDRHPCDVVFPVSSLPLAVMPAGAIGWIPDFQHRHHPEFFAEGERRERELFQSFLLAYCKRIACSSRSVLNDVQRFYPDLKAKGVLLRFPATLPRQSLVGAPASALLGRGIHRKYAYLPNQFWVHKNHRTVFEAWRLLHDRGLDCLLVCSGESYEHRLPGHFAELQAYLEDNGLRDQVRILGFVDRAEQIQIYRGASVVLQPSLFEGWSTTIEEAKALGKPLIVSDIPVHREQCGAQARYFRKDDPGELADLLQAGWSRLPEGYDPGAEAKAQGHARRQARRFGGELLSAFEDVAQNRQAGAAVAAEKRLMQPLVVDLTRRLHVVEADRRARLKVIGHQSDELARIPGLEAEVELLQTQLDERLEVIERQGAELGRIATLEANIGFVRKQLDERLEVIERQAAELSRIRGLEADVAFLGTQLDERQEVIERKATELSRLPALEADMAFLRKQLDERQEVIGRQAEELGRLPGLEADMAFLRKQLDERQEVIARQAAGLGRLPGLEADVAFLRTQLDERQAAGLGRLAELEAEQAGYLESLRQRDRQLAELSALLDEARPRTLLGLTWPREVRRSRLALDRARALLTEALRRDA, encoded by the coding sequence GTGCGAGTAGGCATTCCTCTAATCCAAGCCGACCTCTCGGGCGCGGGGGGTTGGATCGCCGGTCTCTACTACGTTCGGAACTGCCTGAGTGCTCTGGCCACCCTCCCCGAGCGCGCGAGGCCCCGCGTCACCGTCTTCCGGCCCTCCACCCTCCGGGAACCCCTGCTCCTACCCGAGCACGCTGGCCGCTCGGCGTGGGTCAGCGAAGTCGTGGTGCCCGTGGAGGCGCTGGAGGGGGTTGGCTCTGCTCTCCAGGAGATTTACGACCGCCACCCCTGCGATGTGGTCTTCCCCGTCTCCAGCTTGCCCCTGGCGGTGATGCCCGCGGGCGCGATCGGATGGATACCGGACTTCCAGCACCGACACCACCCCGAGTTCTTCGCCGAAGGGGAGCGTCGCGAGCGCGAACTATTCCAGTCCTTCCTCCTTGCCTACTGCAAGCGCATAGCCTGTAGCAGCCGGTCAGTCCTGAACGACGTGCAGCGCTTCTACCCAGACTTGAAGGCCAAAGGCGTGCTCCTCCGCTTCCCCGCCACTCTTCCTCGGCAATCCCTAGTGGGAGCGCCGGCCTCGGCACTCCTCGGCCGGGGCATCCATCGGAAGTACGCTTATCTGCCCAATCAGTTCTGGGTGCACAAGAACCACCGGACGGTGTTCGAAGCGTGGCGGCTCCTCCATGACCGCGGTCTGGACTGCCTGCTCGTGTGCTCGGGGGAGAGCTATGAGCATCGGCTTCCCGGCCATTTCGCCGAGCTTCAGGCGTATCTCGAGGACAACGGCTTGCGTGATCAGGTGCGGATCCTCGGCTTTGTCGACCGAGCGGAGCAGATCCAGATCTACCGGGGCGCGAGCGTCGTGCTCCAGCCGTCTTTGTTCGAGGGCTGGAGCACGACCATCGAGGAGGCGAAGGCGCTCGGCAAGCCCCTGATCGTCTCCGACATTCCGGTTCACCGCGAGCAATGCGGGGCGCAGGCGCGCTACTTCCGCAAGGATGACCCCGGGGAGCTGGCCGACCTTCTTCAGGCGGGGTGGTCCCGGCTCCCCGAAGGGTACGACCCGGGAGCGGAGGCAAAGGCACAAGGGCACGCGCGACGGCAGGCCCGCCGCTTCGGCGGAGAGCTGCTTTCCGCTTTCGAAGATGTCGCCCAGAATCGACAGGCCGGCGCGGCCGTGGCCGCCGAGAAGCGGTTGATGCAGCCTCTCGTCGTCGACCTGACCCGTAGGCTGCATGTGGTGGAGGCGGATCGGCGGGCCCGCCTCAAGGTTATCGGGCATCAAAGCGACGAACTGGCCCGCATTCCGGGCCTCGAGGCCGAGGTCGAGCTCCTGCAGACGCAGCTGGACGAACGTCTGGAGGTCATCGAGCGCCAAGGCGCGGAGCTTGGCCGCATCGCGACGCTTGAGGCGAACATCGGCTTCGTCCGAAAGCAGCTCGACGAGCGCCTAGAAGTTATCGAACGCCAAGCCGCAGAGCTCAGCCGCATCCGCGGGCTCGAGGCGGATGTGGCCTTCCTGGGTACGCAGCTCGACGAACGCCAAGAGGTTATCGAGCGCAAAGCGACCGAGCTCAGCCGCCTCCCCGCGCTCGAGGCGGACATGGCGTTCCTGCGCAAGCAGCTCGACGAGCGCCAGGAGGTCATTGGGCGCCAGGCCGAGGAGCTCGGCCGCCTCCCCGGGCTCGAGGCGGACATGGCGTTCCTGCGCAAGCAGCTCGACGAGCGCCAGGAGGTCATTGCCCGCCAGGCCGCGGGGCTCGGCCGCCTCCCCGGGCTCGAGGCCGATGTGGCGTTCCTGCGTACGCAGCTCGACGAGCGCCAGGCCGCGGGGCTCGGCCGCCTCGCCGAGCTGGAAGCCGAACAAGCGGGTTACCTGGAGTCGCTCCGCCAGCGAGACCGCCAGCTGGCCGAGCTCTCCGCCTTACTTGATGAGGCACGTCCCCGCACCCTACTCGGACTGACCTGGCCTAGGGAGGTGAGGCGGAGCCGCTTGGCGCTTGATCGGGCACGTGCGCTTCTCACCGAGGCCCTCCGGCGAGACGCCTAG